The Peromyscus maniculatus bairdii isolate BWxNUB_F1_BW_parent chromosome 6, HU_Pman_BW_mat_3.1, whole genome shotgun sequence genome has a segment encoding these proteins:
- the Gpr171 gene encoding G-protein coupled receptor 171, with protein MTNSSLFCPVYRDLEPFTYFFYLVFLIGIIGSCFATWAFIQKTTNHRCVSIYLINLLTADFLLTLALPVKIVVDLGVAPWKLRIFHCQVTACLIYINMYLSIIFLAFVSIDRCLQLIHSCKIYRIQEPGFAKMISTVVWFMVLLIMVPNMVIPIKDIKEKPNVGCMEFKKEFGRNWHLLTNFICVAIFLNFSAIILISNFLVIRQLYRNRDNANYPNVKTALTNILLVTTSYIICFVPYHAVRIPYTLSQTEVISDCSTRISLFKAKEATLLLAVSNLCFDPILYYHFSKAFRLKVTETFASPKKTKAQKEKSRCENDV; from the coding sequence ATGACAAACAGTTCACTGTTCTGTCCAGTTTACAGAGATCTGGAaccatttacatattttttttacttgGTTTTCCTCATTGGAATCATTGGAAGTTGTTTTGCAACATGGGCTTTTATACAGAAAACCACCAATCACAGGTGTGTGAGCATATACTTGATTAATTTGCTTACAGCTGATTTCCTGCTCACTCTGGCATTACCAGTAAAAATTGTTGTTGACTTGGGTGTGGCACCCTGGAAGCTAAGGATATTCCACTGCCAAGTAACAGCCTGCCTCATCTACATCAATATGTACCTGTCCATTATCTTCTTAGCCTTTGTCAGCATCGATCGCTGTCTTCAGTTAATACACAGCTGCAAAATATACCGAATACAAGAACCCGGATTTGCAAAAATGATATCAACTGTCGTGTGGTTTATGGTTCTTCTAATAATGGTGCCGAACATGGTGATTCCCATCAAGGACATCAAAGAAAAGCCAAATGTAGGTTGCATggaatttaaaaaggaatttggAAGAAATTGGCATTTGTTAACAAATTTCATATGTGtagcaatatttttaaatttctcagcCATCATTTTGATATCCAACTTCCTTGTAATTAGACAACTCTATAGAAATAGAGACAATGCAAACTATCCAAATGTGAAAACAGCTCTAACCAACATCCTCTTGGTGACAACTAGTTACATCATATGCTTTGTTCCTTACCACGCTGTCAGGATCCCATACACCCTCAGTCAGACGGAGGTCATATCTGATTGCTCAACGAGGATCTCCCTCTTCAAAGCCAAAGAGGCCACACTGCTCCTGGCTGTGTCCAATTTGTGTTTTGATCCAATCCTGTACTAtcatttctcaaaagcatttCGACTGAAGGTCACTGAGACTTTTGCCTCACCTAAAAAGACTAaggctcagaaagaaaaatcaagatgtGAAAATGATGTGTAA